A DNA window from Acetilactobacillus jinshanensis contains the following coding sequences:
- a CDS encoding SGNH/GDSL hydrolase family protein has protein sequence MLVALGDSVTRGFDGYHDLFTGTYPQDLEKILGEKVINQGVDAASLSGPFLGDMTSQLRNTHFPQYRGVILFYGTNDYDHTDHNLKQISAALKKNLKYLHKNYPKLKIWGVLPLTRYDFYKNDDNVKNAVGFTFKQLLNTLEKTYQKCHVPVLNWEEDPRPIINDNNYKQRLNDSHVHPTRATYQLIAERIAKFIKAND, from the coding sequence ATGTTAGTGGCGTTAGGCGATTCTGTCACCCGTGGCTTTGACGGCTACCACGATCTGTTTACCGGAACCTATCCGCAAGATCTCGAAAAGATTCTAGGTGAAAAGGTCATCAATCAGGGTGTCGATGCGGCATCCCTATCCGGACCCTTTTTAGGTGACATGACCAGTCAGCTTAGAAATACCCACTTTCCACAATATCGTGGCGTCATTTTGTTCTACGGAACCAACGACTATGACCATACGGATCATAATCTCAAACAGATCTCAGCGGCCCTTAAAAAGAACCTTAAATATCTGCATAAAAACTACCCAAAGCTTAAAATCTGGGGCGTTTTACCACTAACCCGTTACGATTTTTATAAGAACGACGATAACGTAAAAAATGCAGTCGGCTTTACTTTTAAACAATTATTAAACACGTTAGAAAAAACGTATCAAAAGTGCCACGTTCCGGTCCTTAACTGGGAAGAAGATCCGCGTCCCATTATCAATGACAATAACTATAAACAGCGGCTTAACGATAGCCACGTCCACCCGACTCGAGCTACTTATCAGCTAATCGCGGAACGAATCGCTAAATTCATCAAAGCTAACGACTAA